GCCCCAGCAGGATAGTAACCCCTACTCTGAACCACTGAAGTCACTCAGATCAAGCAGAATGAATAGCTTAAATGAAGCATATGGGTAATCATAACATACTAGACAGGGTTGTGGCACTGCTTGAAGGTCAAGCAACACTTAATTGGTGGCATAGGAATAACAGAAGTAGCCTGACCTTTGATATACTACAAGATCTGAAAAATCTACCATTTTTACAGTATCAAAAGCACTGCTATATAACTGACAGCAGAGTTTCATCAAGTGTTCCAGAAGTAGCTGTCATGCTGTAAGTTGATGCTGAAAAACTTTTAGTAGTAAGTAGGGGCATGTGTAAGAtctttcaaagggggtttccactgGAACGCCAAGATGCAGGAGTCTAGAGGTGACACTGATGAAGATTTGATTTTGTAGACTGTCAAATGCCAGTATTCTGAGTGTTATGTAACATAACAAATATATATGGTCAACTTTTAGCTACTGAACTGACATATAGAATTATATGTTTGATGATctcacaatcacacacacataccttgTATCATTAAAAGAGTAAAGCAAATTATAATTGTGTTGCCTTCATCAGTATCATGCAGTATACCTAGCTACCAACAGATTATCTATGAAATCCGGTACATGCaaattgatcaagagttgttgTAACCCAAAGTGAATTGTCAAGTACAAAGGAACATGTACATTTCATCTGTAAAAATTCCTAGCAGGCTAAGTGTACCCATGGATAGTGCTTGATGTAAGAATTTTCATACTAAACAACGGTAGAGGATTATTAATAGTGCtacatgtgatgactgttctgttagagtattttacttTTCATCAACTGCTccattaaagtatcttgatctgatGTTGTTTGGGGAGGGCACAGCCCCACCATTGTAATAATTTAGTTGTGCTGATTGTGTTTGCCAACAAATCAGCAGCAACACATTGGCCTTGGCTTTGCTTTGCTACTGACAATTTCAGTAGGAGTTTCCTGAAATCCCCCTCGGCATGTCCCTGGTAAGTATCTACGGTTAATTTTGAAGTATAATTTATAACAAAAATTGCTATACCATTGCATCCTTATTATATCAGCCTATTATAAACAAAAAATATAAAGATTCTGAATGGCATTCAGTCAAAGCAAAATTATTAAGATGGTCGTTGTTCTTCTTCACTAATGGAATTATCAGGTACACTAGTTAGTAGTTGTCTGTCTGATCAGTTTCCAATTTATTTTCTTCTAGTTGTTCATTGGTGACAGTATTAACTGATGCAGTACTGGTGTCTGCAGTATTAGTAAGTGATGTGTCTGTCACACTTTGTTTATGATTAGATGGTTCATCAATCTCATCTTCTGAATGCTCAAGGTTAGACTCACTACCAAGATATTCACTCTCTGATTCATCAAGCCACTCCTCAGACAGAGAATCTACTTCAGCATCATCTGTATTCTTTCCTGAAGTTTGTGACTGTCCACTGCTGGAAGTGGTAACTCCAAAGCCAGGAAATGATTTCATGTCAACTTGGAAAGGAGAATTAAACTCAAAAGTGCCTGTACCAAATGCAAACTTTGGTGGAGAAAGTGAAAAACCAGAACCTGAAGATGATTTAGCACTGAATGGTAAACTTGATTGGCTAGATTGGTTGTTGCCACCAAATACAAATATTGGTTTGGGTGGAGTACTAACAACAGTGGTAACTGGTAGGGAAGTAGTACTTGACATCATGACATTAGAACTGGTACTAGCTAGAGGTATAGTAGTAACTGGCATGAAAATGCTGGCTGAAGCACTGTCTTGTGCCAGTATTGGGATAGGTTTGCGTGTAACGCTGTCTTGACTGACTGAAGTATCTGCATGATCTGGTGTTGCAAACATGTCAAAAGTTTTCTTGAATTCTGAAGCAGTTTCAGCATGCTTAAACTTAACACAAAGAGTTTCTTCTTGTGGTGTATCCTCAGAAAGATCTGCTGAAGTAAACCAAACCCACGAACGATCAGCATAGCTGCCAGGTCTGAGAACCATCCCAGGTACAATGTAATGGTTGCAACACAGCTTCAATACTTGTTCTCTTTGCATTAACACCCTTCCTTTACCAGAGGTCTTATTCTTTAGTATCTTAATGATTCCAATTCCCCAGTCCTTCCAAACCTTTAGACTTCCATCATATCTAAATAACTTTGCTTTGTAAGTAAACAAACAGTCTTCATTTTCCTCTCCTGAAGTGGCATCAAAACTGCTTGGTAGTGACACAATGGGATCAAAATAAATGTTAGCTTCAGCTTCAGGGTGTGGTTCCCCTTCTGTATTATCTGCATGGATGGAGTCAAGTCCTCCAGCTCCAGGACCTACAGATGCTCCTTCAGTAGGAAACAAAATCTTAGGTTCCCACTTTGGCATTCTAGACTGCCCAAATAAACTAGATGGTGCTACACTTGCTGTCTCTAGTGATGGGATGGATAACATACTATCACTATCCTTTTTGTCACTACCTCTGTCcatttgctgtgaatctgagatAGAAATTAAACTAGGAGGTACATCACTGCCCGAATGGACTGCAGAATAGATAGTAGAACTTGCTGCACTGTCACCCATAGCCACACTAGATATACTGTATTCTACAGGTCTACCATCAACGTAAAAAGGGTTCTCTTTATGAGATGGTATAGCCTGAAAATCTTTTGCAATATTATCTGTATCTTTTGGTTGTGATAGTCCACTGATGGAAGTGTTACCTCCCCAACTAGGAAACGATTTCATGTCCACTTTCATAGGTAAATTGAACTCAAAAGTGCCTGTACCAAATGTAAACTTTGGTGGAGAAAGTGAAAAACCAGAACTTGTAGTAGCACTTGATTGGCTTGATTGGTTGTTACCACCAAATACAAATATTGGTTTGGGTGGAGCACTAACAACAGTGGTAACTGGTAGGGAAGTAGTACTCGACACAGCTGACATCATGACATTAGAACTGGTACTAAGTGGAGGTGTAGTAGTAACTGGCATGGAAATACTGGCTAAAGCACTAGATAGAGTGATACTACATGTACCACTAGAGGTTGTTTGTTGACGATCACCACCACAAGCAATACACTTGTTTACAGATTCTTCATTAGGAATATAACATGCCTGACACTCCCATGTGTTTGCATTCTTTGTGACATTTGCAATTGTAGAAGATGCTTCAGTGTTTAAGCTCCCTTCCCCATCATCAATGCCACTGGCCAAACTGTTATCAAATACCTTCTGAAAAGCAGTTGCCGTATCAGAGAGTTTAAATTTAACCGCAAGTTTTTCAGCCTTTGGTTCCCCATCTGCTAGATCACAAAGTGTTGTCCAGTAAAAAGATCTCTCATCTCGTGGGACCAGTTTCATTCCTTTAACTATTATGTGGTTACAACAAATTTTCAGTACTTGATCTCTCCTCATTAAGATCCGTACTTGACCTGTATTCTTATGTTTTAATATCTTAATAATACCCATTCCTCTTTCTTtccaacaattcacagtttcatcaaagtgATAAAGTTTAGCTCTGTTGGAAAATAATTCCATTTCACTGTCCTCACCAGAGCTCATTGTAACATCAGCTAATTTCACAACTGGCTTAAACTCTGTTGTTGGCTTAAAGTCCTCTGGTACATTGTCAGTCCGTGTGGCAAACAGTAGCTTCCCTGCACCAGCACAACCCTGGATACCACTAGAGGTGCCTCCAAACTCAATGCCGAAGCCAGTACTAGTTACTAGCAAATCTGTAGAGTCTGTATTAGAGGATACAGTGTGTTTCACTGGTGGTACTGTAACAGGAAGGCACATTGTCTCGCTATTACATTTTTCTTCAATAAGACATCCCCTATATCCTGATCTTTTTAGGCAGCTATAAAATGTCGGTGGTAAAATGTATTGTTCTGACTGATCTATTGGTAGTGGTGCCACATCCTTCCAATTCACTTTTATGGCTTTATTGATAATCCCTGTCtgcaaatcactctgtaaatGACAACAAATCAAGATGACAAATGTGGACCTattttacaagtataagaaacaAGTTGCATGCTGTGCTACCTCTAAAAATCAGGCACCTAGTAAATACTActtaaaacaaaaacagccttggggctataaaaaaagggtgctgccaagcaaagtaggttCAAttaaacaagcttattcaacatgactggttagaacaaggactgatatcaagttgcggccaagtgaatgcagtattatCCATTCTcttttgtatctagctataactatttaataaaactagagcaaatacacatgcaactgttattaaattgtcatttggccgCTTTTTTGTAAAGATAATGCATTCACTTggctgcaacttgatatcagtccttgttcttaccagttgtttttatagattgatcatggtaatattccaatctacttggccacaacttgatatcagtccttgttctaaCCAGTcgtgttgaataagcttgtttgattggtcctactttgcttgtcagcgcctttttttttacagctccaAGGCTGTGTTTGTTTTAGGATCACACATTTTGTCACTGAGTATATCAatcaagaaaaaaaaattaatgcaaaGAGCTGATCATACAAGCCACCTATGTTTATCACAcagcttcaacagttattgtgtgCATTGCATCATAGCTTGGGACATGAAGTGGCAAAACCAAAGAATAtagtttggtacaagtaggcaggtacttGTTGATGTTGCAACCTCAATAGGGTATAGCTTCTGGGCACCATTAAAACTAtcagtgaacagattgagcAAAGGCCATTTCCTGGCAGGTGAGAATGTGCCCCAAACTTCTTACTATTTTGTAACATACTGGATTGTCCCTTAAAATGCACAAACAAAGCTGTATCGTGGGTTGCGTTAGCTACTTCAGACCCATTGTTAAATAACAACtgaataacaaacacttacGAGAATAGCACGCAATAGCAAGTTCACTGAATTCACCACACTGATTCACCTAGCGTTGACTGCAAATAAATGGCCGAATTCACCAAGTTCACTGACTGTAAATAAACACTACTGTAGTTAGAGATGTCTTAAATTTAAGATAGGGTTCTAAAAGGCAGCAAAATAAATCaacaatagatgaatttcataataagtcATGTGCCGCCCAGACGGGGCATGGCTATTAACGGAAGTGATTCACATAGTGAGACAGGTGAGAATAGCCATGACAAAGTTGAAATTATTGATCATAAATGGATGGTAGAGGATTTAATAGAATATTTACGAAGATGCAGAGGGAGAGTAAGCGGTAAAAAGGCTGCTTTAATAGAAAGGTATGCCTTAGTTACGCTTGCGAAGCACTAGTTTAATTATGTCGATAGGCAAATTACTAAACTAGATATTGTCAATACTGGTGTAAAACAATTTATAAAGAGTCCTATCTAATAGAACTCACTTTTTGCGactgaaaatactctaattgaacagtcactatTGGTGCAGTTCAGTTATTTTGTAGCTACTATGCTGTACTAATTGTGTAAAATTGATTTATGTTGGC
This portion of the Dysidea avara chromosome 12, odDysAvar1.4, whole genome shotgun sequence genome encodes:
- the LOC136240487 gene encoding ranBP2-like and GRIP domain-containing protein 3, with translation MELFSNRAKLYHFDETVNCWKERGMGIIKILKHKNTGQVRILMRRDQVLKICCNHIIVKGMKLVPRDERSFYWTTLCDLADGEPKAEKLAVKFKLSDTATAFQKVFDNSLASGIDDGEGSLNTEASSTIANVTKNANTWECQACYIPNEESVNKCIACGGDRQQTTSSGTCSITLSSALASISMPVTTTPPLSTSSNVMMSAVSSTTSLPVTTVVSAPPKPIFVFGGNNQSSQSSATTSSGFSLSPPKFTFGTGTFEFNLPMKVDMKSFPSWGGNTSISGLSQPKDTDNIAKDFQAIPSHKENPFYVDGRPVEYSISSVAMGDSAASSTIYSAVHSGSDVPPSLISISDSQQMDRGSDKKDSDSMLSIPSLETASVAPSSLFGQSRMPKWEPKILFPTEGASVGPGAGGLDSIHADNTEGEPHPEAEANIYFDPIVSLPSSFDATSGEENEDCLFTYKAKLFRYDGSLKVWKDWGIGIIKILKNKTSGKGRVLMQREQVLKLCCNHYIVPGMVLRPGSYADRSWVWFTSADLSEDTPQEETLCVKFKHAETASEFKKTFDMFATPDHADTSVSQDSVTRKPIPILAQDSASASIFMPVTTIPLASTSSNVMMSSTTSLPVTTVVSTPPKPIFVFGGNNQSSQSSLPFSAKSSSGSGFSLSPPKFAFGTGTFEFNSPFQVDMKSFPGFGVTTSSSGQSQTSGKNTDDAEVDSLSEEWLDESESEYLGSESNLEHSEDEIDEPSNHKQSVTDTSLTNTADTSTASVNTVTNEQLEENKLETDQTDNY